One stretch of Campylobacter sp. CCS1377 DNA includes these proteins:
- the argH gene encoding argininosuccinate lyase translates to MKNEMWSGRFSEASDELLKEFNASLNIDKALFEEDIKGSIAHASMLESCAILTSDELKAIIKGLEQVKSEIEQGRFVFDIKDEDIHMAVEKRLSEIIGSEIGGRLHTARSRNDQVATDFKLFVKKSHSELILFLKELIATIISHAKEHKNTIMPSFTHLQHAQPISFSFYILAYAFMFMRDIKRLQNSLELADFSPLGSCACAGTSYATNREFSAKMLDFKDIMPNAMDGVSDRDFALDLLYDIAVIFTHTSRLCEEMILFSSSEFGFLTISDSFSTGSSIMPQKKNPDVCELIRGKTGRVYGNLISLLTTMKALPLAYNKDMQEDKEGLFDSVKTAKDSLIILNAMLKEIQINKNNMLNACKKGHLLATDLADYLVREKNIPFRRAHFIVGNVVAQAEKQGIDISEIKDLSKIDPIFDEKAMRLLNFENSLNSKQSEGSSSVKSVEKQIQILEDFLKKISQ, encoded by the coding sequence ATGAAAAATGAAATGTGGTCAGGCCGTTTTAGTGAAGCAAGTGACGAGCTCTTAAAAGAATTTAATGCAAGTTTAAATATAGATAAAGCTTTATTTGAAGAAGATATTAAAGGCTCCATTGCTCATGCTAGTATGCTTGAAAGCTGTGCAATTTTAACAAGCGATGAATTAAAAGCTATCATAAAAGGCTTAGAGCAAGTTAAAAGCGAGATAGAGCAGGGTAGATTTGTTTTTGATATTAAAGATGAAGATATCCATATGGCAGTGGAAAAACGCCTAAGCGAGATCATAGGAAGTGAGATAGGTGGAAGACTTCATACTGCAAGAAGCAGAAATGATCAGGTTGCGACGGATTTTAAACTTTTTGTGAAAAAATCCCATAGTGAGCTTATTTTGTTTTTAAAAGAACTCATCGCAACCATTATTTCTCATGCAAAAGAGCATAAAAATACTATTATGCCAAGCTTTACACATTTACAACATGCACAGCCAATCAGCTTTTCTTTTTATATTTTAGCTTATGCTTTTATGTTTATGCGTGATATAAAGCGTTTGCAAAATAGTTTAGAACTTGCTGATTTTTCTCCACTTGGATCGTGTGCATGTGCAGGGACTAGTTATGCGACAAATCGTGAATTTAGTGCTAAAATGCTTGACTTTAAAGATATTATGCCAAATGCTATGGATGGGGTGAGTGATAGAGATTTTGCTCTTGATTTGCTATATGATATAGCAGTGATTTTTACCCACACTTCAAGGCTTTGCGAGGAAATGATTTTATTTTCTAGTTCTGAATTTGGTTTTTTAACCATAAGTGACAGTTTTTCAACTGGAAGCTCCATTATGCCGCAGAAAAAAAATCCTGATGTTTGTGAGCTTATACGCGGAAAAACAGGACGAGTTTATGGAAATTTGATTTCGCTTTTAACCACAATGAAAGCCTTACCATTAGCATACAATAAAGATATGCAAGAAGATAAAGAAGGGCTTTTTGATAGTGTCAAAACCGCAAAAGATAGTTTGATTATCTTAAATGCCATGTTAAAAGAAATTCAAATTAATAAAAATAATATGTTAAATGCTTGTAAAAAAGGGCATTTATTAGCTACCGATTTAGCAGATTATTTGGTACGCGAGAAAAATATTCCTTTTAGAAGGGCGCATTTTATTGTAGGAAATGTAGTTGCCCAAGCTGAAAAGCAAGGTATTGATATAAGTGAAATTAAAGATTTGTCTAAAATCGATCCTATTTTTGATGAAAAAGCAATGAGACTTTTAAATTTTGAAAATTCCTTAAATTCAAAACAAAGCGAAGGTTCAAGTTCTGTAAAAAGCGTAGAAAAACAAATTCAAATTTTAGAAGATTTCTTGAAAAAAATTAGCCAATAA
- a CDS encoding tRNA (cytidine(34)-2'-O)-methyltransferase, with translation MFNIVLVCPRIPQNTGSIGRMCYNTGFKLHIIKPLVFDINEKALKRAGLDYWPKLEPIIWENLDEFLEQNKQHLQRFFFATTKSKKPYFDACFQEGDFLFFGSESFGLPQDLMRLNWDNAITIPMKQCGRSLNLATSVGIISYEALRQNYMNFKA, from the coding sequence ATGTTTAATATAGTTTTAGTTTGCCCAAGAATTCCGCAAAATACAGGCAGTATAGGCAGAATGTGTTATAACACTGGGTTTAAATTGCATATTATTAAGCCTTTAGTTTTTGACATTAATGAAAAAGCTTTAAAAAGAGCCGGACTTGATTATTGGCCAAAATTAGAACCCATTATTTGGGAAAATTTGGATGAATTTTTAGAACAAAATAAGCAACATTTGCAACGATTTTTCTTTGCAACTACAAAAAGTAAAAAGCCTTATTTTGATGCTTGTTTTCAAGAAGGAGATTTTTTATTTTTTGGAAGCGAAAGCTTTGGTTTACCACAAGATTTAATGCGGCTTAATTGGGATAATGCTATCACCATTCCTATGAAACAATGTGGCAGAAGTCTTAATCTTGCCACGAGCGTAGGGATTATTTCTTATGAGGCTTTAAGGCAAAATTATATGAATTTTAAGGCTTAA
- the corA gene encoding magnesium/cobalt transporter CorA: MLYIYTKTPNALVRRDEFNIKDELPKNILWMDLFNPSYDEIKFIESKFNLEIPNEEEREEIEQSAKYWEDNTTITINAPFLIKEQEFKLSKEIVTFMTTQNILFTIRFNEFSTFREIENRILASPKNFEDGYDIVDKIFEVRVEKDADILEWIDKEARRLRSNVLEQKDVPSYDEMLKGISSLQELNMRVRDSLFDKRRAMTSLLKSDKIDMDIKRNLTIVLKDLNSLVEFNVSQLNILDNIQTILASQINIEQNKIIKLFTVATVAMMPPTLIGTIYGMNFEFMPELKWEYGYPIVVIIMLLSIIAPVIFFKKKGWL; the protein is encoded by the coding sequence ATGTTGTATATTTACACAAAAACCCCAAATGCACTTGTAAGAAGAGATGAATTTAACATCAAAGATGAATTACCAAAAAATATTTTATGGATGGATTTATTTAATCCAAGCTATGATGAAATTAAATTTATTGAATCAAAATTTAATCTTGAAATTCCTAATGAAGAAGAAAGAGAAGAAATAGAGCAAAGTGCGAAATATTGGGAAGATAATACAACAATTACCATCAATGCTCCTTTTTTAATTAAAGAGCAAGAATTTAAACTAAGCAAAGAAATTGTTACTTTTATGACAACGCAAAATATTTTATTTACAATACGCTTTAATGAATTTAGCACTTTTAGAGAGATCGAAAATCGCATTCTTGCAAGTCCTAAGAATTTTGAAGATGGTTATGATATAGTGGATAAAATTTTTGAAGTTCGCGTCGAAAAGGATGCGGATATTTTAGAATGGATAGATAAAGAAGCAAGGCGTTTAAGAAGTAACGTTTTAGAACAAAAAGATGTTCCAAGTTATGATGAAATGCTAAAAGGAATCTCAAGTCTCCAAGAGCTTAATATGAGAGTAAGGGATTCTTTGTTTGACAAGCGTCGCGCTATGACCTCGCTTTTGAAAAGCGATAAAATTGATATGGATATCAAAAGAAATTTAACCATAGTTTTAAAGGATTTAAATTCTTTGGTAGAATTTAATGTTTCGCAGCTTAATATTTTAGATAATATACAAACCATTTTGGCAAGTCAAATCAATATAGAACAAAATAAAATCATCAAACTCTTCACAGTTGCAACCGTAGCAATGATGCCTCCGACGCTTATAGGAACAATTTATGGAATGAATTTTGAATTTATGCCTGAATTAAAATGGGAATATGGTTATCCTATTGTAGTAATCATTATGCTTTTATCTATCATTGCACCTGTAATTTTCTTTAAGAAAAAAGGTTGGTTATAA